One genomic region from Pecten maximus chromosome 5, xPecMax1.1, whole genome shotgun sequence encodes:
- the LOC117328329 gene encoding repetin-like has product MVIGVHQGHRTLQGHGTHQGHGTHQDHGALQGHRILQGHRTLQGHRTLQGNRTLQGKRTLQGNRTLQGHGTLQGHGTLQGHGTLQGHGTLQGHRTLQGHATLQGHATLQRHRTLQGHRTLQGHGTLQGHGTLQGNRTIQGHGTLQGHRTIQGHGTLQGHGTLDTSGTQDTSGPRATSGTQDTSGTRDTSGPRDTSGPRDTTGPRDTSGPRDTSGTRDTSGTQDTSGTQDTSGTQDTSGTQDTSVTQDTSGTLDTSGTQDTSGTQDTSGSRDTSGTRDTSRTRDTSGPRDTSGTRDTSGTQDTSIRAPGHFRATGHFRDTGHFRDTGHFRDTGHFRDTGHFRDAGHFRATGHFRDTGHFRDTGHFRDTGHFRAPGHFRDTGHFRDTGYFRDTGHFRATGHNRVTGHFRDTGHFRDTGHFRDTGHFRDT; this is encoded by the coding sequence ATGGTTATTGGGGTACATCAGGGACACAGGACACTTCAGGGACACGGGACACATCAGGGACACGGGACACATCAGGACCACGGGGCACTTCAGGGACACAGGATACTTCAGGGACACAGGACACTTCAGGGACACAGGACACTTCAGGGCAACAGGACACTTCAGGGCAAAAGGACACTTCAGGGCAACAGGACACTTCAGGGACACGGGACACTTCAGGGACACGGGACACTTCAGGGCCACGGGACACTTCAGGGACACGGGACACTTCAGGGACACAGGACACTTCAGGGACACGCGACACTTCAGGGACACGCGACACTTCAAAGACACAGGACACTTCAGGGACACAGGACACTTCAGGGACACGGGACACTTCAGGGACATGGGACACTTCAGGGAAACAGGACAATTCAGGGACATGGGACACTTCAGGGACACAGGACAATTCAGGGACACGGGACACTTCAGGGACACGGGACACTTGACACTTCAGGGACACAGGACACTTCAGGGCCCCGGGCCACTTCAGGGACACAGGACACTTCAGGGACACGGGACACTTCAGGGCCACGGGACACTTCAGGGCCACGGGACACAACAGGGCCACGGGACACTTCAGGGCCACGGGACACTTCAGGGACACGGGACACTTCAGGGACACAGGACACTTCAGGGACACAGGACACTTCAGGGACACAGGACACTTCAGGGACACAGGACACTTCAGTGACACAGGACACTTCAGGGACACTGGACACTTCAGGGACACAGGACACCTCAGGGACACAGGACACTTCAGGGTCCCGGGACACTTCAGGGACACGGGACACTTCAAGGACACGGGACACTTCAGGGCCCCGGGACACTTCAGGGACACGGGACACTTCAGGGACACAGGACACTTCGATCAGGGCCCCGGGACACTTCAGGGCCACAGGACACTTCAGGGACACAGGACACTTCAGGGACACGGGACACTTCAGAGACACGGGACACTTCAGGGACACGGGACACTTCAGGGACGCGGGACACTTCAGGGCCACGGGACACTTCAGGGACACGGGACACTTCAGGGACACGGGACACTTCAGGGACACAGGACACTTCAGGGCCCCGGGACACTTCAGGGACACGGGACACTTCAGGGACACGGGATACTTCAGGGACACGGGACACTTCAGGGCCACGGGACACAACAGGGTCACGGGACACTTCAGGGACACGGGACACTTCAGGGACACAGGACACTTCAGGGACACAGGACACTTCAGGGACACATGA
- the LOC117327335 gene encoding transmembrane protein 45B-like: MGNFGGHALPGSFFILFALWWTVQMFHRYYNCRQRNTRFVSTPTYPCTCLCGKLAEWPLEPVVKIFFVTIGFCLEIYTGFSDGKFTALGNGQHATMFFFFGLTGVIDLLLYFRAPVPKDLDYASMWLALLVEGLLFKFHLHGRNELDVLLHTLLIYTIGANLLALLAETKWRNNILISLTRSYFIFLQGTWFWQVAFILYNPSPAAEQWNPEDHDSLMIATMFFTWHCGAVFLTMLAIGGFVACYHKRFKDFNENEMAMKRLIHTGANGQTMISMNDDSDSEVEFQKPSMGQ; this comes from the coding sequence ATGGGTAATTTTGGAGGCCATGCTCTTCCAGGATCATTCTTCATCCTATTTGCATTATGGTGGACTGTTCAAATGTTTCACCGATACTACAATTGTCGTCAGAGGAATACACGCTTCGTTTCCACGCCAACATATCCttgtacctgtctgtgtggtaaaTTGGCCGAATGGCCTTTAGAACCAGTGGTGAAAATATTCTTTGTTACCATCGGTTTCTGTTTAGAAATCTACACTGGTTTTAGTGACGGAAAATTCACAGCTCTTGGAAATGGACAGCATGCCACAATGTTCTTCTTTTTTGGACTAACTGGTGTCATCGATTTGTTACTGTACTTCCGAGCTCCAGTGCCCAAAGACCTTGATTACGCAAGTATGTGGTTGGCCTTGTTAGTGGAGGGCCTCCTCTTCAAGTTCCACCTACACGGTCGCAATGAACTAGACGTATTGCTTCACACACTCCTCATTTACACTATTGGTGCCAACCTGCTGGCATTGTTGGCAGAAACTAAATGGAGGAACAATATTCTCATCTCACTGACCCGTTCCTATTTCATTTTCTTGCAAGGAACATGGTTTTGGCAGGTAGCTTTTATCTTGTACAATCCATCTCCTGCAGCAGAACAGTGGAATCCTGAGGACCACGATTCATTGATGATTGCAACAATGTTCTTCACCTGGCACTGCGGGGCGGTTTTCTTAACGATGTTAGCAATCGGAGGCTTTGTGGCATGCTATCATAAaagatttaaagatttcaatgaaaatgaaatggcCATGAAACGATTAATACACACGGGTGCTAATGGCCAAACAATGATCAGCATGAACGATGATAGTGACAGTGAGGTTGAGTTCCAAAAGCCTTCCATGGGTCAGTAG